A section of the Streptomyces sp. Je 1-369 genome encodes:
- a CDS encoding SAM-dependent methyltransferase, with amino-acid sequence MHGAGDRIDTSTAHSARVYDYILGGKDHYPVDAAAGDTMCEHWPALPVHMLENRRFMHRAGHYLAKEQGIRQFLDIGTGLPTAPNLHEVAQQVAPESHVVYVDNDPIVLAHARALLQSTPEGATAYIDADMHDPDAILDSAEFRELIDLKEPVGLMVIGILHFILPPDDRRLVQRLLEPLPSGSFLAMTIGTADFAPGEVGRVAEEYAAQGMPMALRDLPTATSFFDGMELVDPGVTQVHKWRPGPDQHGIDDSAIAMYGAVARKA; translated from the coding sequence ATGCACGGCGCGGGCGATCGGATCGACACCTCGACGGCACATTCGGCGCGGGTGTACGACTACATCCTGGGCGGCAAGGACCACTACCCCGTGGATGCCGCGGCGGGCGACACGATGTGCGAGCACTGGCCGGCGCTGCCGGTGCACATGCTGGAGAACCGCCGCTTCATGCACCGCGCCGGGCACTACCTGGCCAAGGAGCAGGGCATCCGCCAATTCCTCGACATAGGCACGGGGTTGCCCACGGCGCCCAACCTGCACGAGGTGGCGCAGCAGGTGGCGCCGGAGTCGCACGTGGTCTACGTGGACAACGACCCCATCGTCCTGGCCCACGCCCGCGCCCTCCTGCAGAGCACCCCCGAGGGCGCGACGGCGTACATCGACGCGGACATGCACGACCCGGACGCCATCCTGGACAGCGCGGAGTTCCGCGAGCTGATCGACCTGAAGGAACCGGTCGGCCTGATGGTCATCGGCATCCTCCACTTCATCCTGCCCCCGGACGACCGCCGCCTGGTCCAGCGCCTCCTGGAGCCGCTCCCGTCGGGCAGCTTCCTCGCCATGACCATCGGCACCGCGGACTTCGCTCCCGGCGAGGTGGGCCGGGTGGCCGAGGAGTACGCCGCGCAGGGCATGCCGATGGCTCTGCGCGACCTGCCCACGGCCACGTCGTTCTTCGACGGCATGGAGCTGGTCGACCCGGGTGTCACCCAGGTCCACAAGTGGCGCCCGGGCCCCGACCAGCACGGCATCGACGACAGTGCGATCGCGATGTACGGCGCGGTGGCCCGCAAGGCCTGA
- a CDS encoding ABC transporter permease has translation MTATAPAPAPGDRTDERLVKTSPLKKLMGRPELGSVVGAIAVFIFFSFIADSFLQASSLATVLYAASTLGIMAVPVALLMIGGEFDLSAGVLVTTSALVSSMFSYQMTANVWVGVGVSLLVTLAIGVFNGVMLTRTDPPSFIITLGTFLMLTGMNLGFTKMISGTVSTKSISDMEGFTSAKKIFAETITIGGVGFKVTILWWLALIVVATWILLRTRVGNWIFAVGGGEDAARAVGVPVAKTKIGLYMGVAFGAWISGQHLLFSYDTVQSGEGVGNELIYIVAAVIGGCLITGGYGSAVGAAVGALIFGMVSKGIVYAEWNSDWFKFFLGVMLLLATLLNHWVRKRAEATK, from the coding sequence ATGACCGCGACAGCACCGGCACCCGCCCCGGGCGACAGGACCGACGAGCGGCTCGTCAAGACCTCGCCGCTGAAGAAACTGATGGGCCGCCCCGAGCTCGGCTCGGTCGTCGGTGCCATCGCCGTCTTCATCTTCTTCTCGTTCATCGCGGACAGCTTCCTCCAGGCCTCCAGCCTCGCGACGGTCCTGTACGCCGCCTCGACCCTCGGCATCATGGCGGTGCCGGTGGCGCTGCTGATGATCGGCGGCGAGTTCGACCTGTCGGCGGGCGTCCTCGTGACGACCTCCGCCCTGGTCTCGTCGATGTTCAGCTACCAGATGACGGCGAACGTCTGGGTCGGCGTCGGCGTCTCGCTGCTCGTCACCCTCGCCATCGGCGTCTTCAACGGCGTCATGCTGACCCGCACGGACCCGCCGAGCTTCATCATCACGCTCGGCACGTTCCTGATGCTGACCGGCATGAACCTCGGCTTCACCAAGATGATCAGCGGCACGGTCTCCACCAAGTCGATCTCCGACATGGAGGGCTTCACCTCCGCCAAGAAGATCTTCGCCGAGACGATCACGATCGGCGGCGTCGGCTTCAAGGTCACGATCCTCTGGTGGCTCGCGCTGATCGTGGTCGCCACATGGATCCTGCTGCGCACCCGCGTCGGCAACTGGATCTTCGCGGTGGGCGGCGGCGAGGACGCGGCCCGCGCGGTCGGCGTCCCGGTCGCCAAGACGAAGATCGGCCTCTACATGGGCGTCGCGTTCGGCGCCTGGATCTCCGGCCAGCACCTGCTGTTCTCGTACGACACCGTGCAGTCCGGCGAGGGTGTCGGCAACGAACTGATCTACATCGTCGCGGCCGTCATCGGCGGCTGCCTCATCACCGGTGGCTACGGCTCCGCGGTCGGTGCGGCCGTCGGTGCGCTGATCTTCGGCATGGTCAGCAAGGGCATCGTGTACGCCGAGTGGAACTCGGACTGGTTCAAGTTCTTCCTCGGCGTGATGCTGCTCCTCGCCACCCTGCTCAACCACTGGGTCCGCAAGCGCGCGGAGGCGACGAAGTGA
- a CDS encoding sugar ABC transporter substrate-binding protein — translation MRTSRTATRTSRTAKGVVSCLAVIALAAGCSGSGGKDDEDKSGDGGSGGGGGTGVNTPRLKIAMVTHSGEGDTFWDIVRSGAEQAARKDNVQFLYANDKEAKGQAELVQSFVDKKVDGIVVTLAKPEAMRSVLAKANAAGIPVVTINSGGEFSEEFGALSHIGQDESVAGEAVGDELDKRGKKKALCVIHEQGNVSLEQRCAGVKKSFGGSVENLNVEGTNAPASQSSISAKLQATKGIDAVVTLGAPIAAYSVKAKEDTGSKAEIDTFDLNAEVVKRMKAKEVGFAVDQQPYLQGYLSVDELWLYKTNANVLGGGKPVLTGPAVVTGKDVPKLEKYTARGTR, via the coding sequence ATGCGTACATCCCGCACAGCCACGCGCACATCCCGCACGGCCAAGGGCGTCGTCAGCTGTCTGGCGGTGATCGCGCTCGCCGCAGGCTGCAGCGGCTCCGGCGGCAAGGACGACGAGGACAAGTCCGGGGACGGCGGGAGTGGGGGCGGGGGCGGCACGGGCGTGAACACGCCCCGGCTCAAGATCGCGATGGTCACGCACTCGGGCGAGGGCGACACCTTCTGGGACATCGTCCGCAGCGGCGCCGAGCAGGCCGCCCGCAAGGACAACGTCCAGTTCCTCTACGCCAACGACAAGGAGGCCAAGGGCCAGGCCGAGCTCGTCCAGTCCTTCGTCGACAAGAAGGTCGACGGGATCGTCGTGACCCTGGCCAAGCCCGAGGCGATGCGGTCCGTCCTCGCCAAGGCGAACGCCGCCGGTATCCCCGTCGTCACGATCAACTCGGGCGGCGAGTTCTCCGAGGAGTTCGGCGCGCTCAGCCACATCGGGCAGGACGAGTCCGTGGCCGGTGAGGCCGTCGGCGACGAGCTCGACAAGCGCGGCAAGAAGAAGGCGCTCTGCGTCATCCACGAACAGGGCAACGTCTCGCTCGAACAGCGCTGCGCCGGAGTGAAGAAAAGCTTCGGCGGCTCCGTCGAGAACCTGAACGTCGAGGGGACCAACGCGCCCGCCTCCCAGTCCTCCATCAGCGCGAAGCTCCAGGCGACCAAGGGCATCGACGCGGTCGTCACCCTCGGCGCGCCCATCGCCGCGTACTCGGTGAAGGCCAAGGAGGATACGGGCAGCAAGGCCGAGATCGACACGTTCGACCTGAACGCCGAGGTCGTGAAGAGGATGAAGGCGAAGGAGGTCGGATTCGCCGTCGACCAGCAGCCCTACCTCCAGGGCTACCTCTCCGTGGACGAGCTGTGGCTCTACAAGACCAACGCCAACGTCCTGGGAGGCGGCAAGCCCGTCCTCACCGGGCCCGCCGTCGTCACCGGGAAGGACGTGCCGAAGCTGGAGAAGTACACCGCACGCGGTACGCGATGA
- a CDS encoding ROK family glucokinase, with product MSTYRDLAHRGSARATVLRTVGTRERRSHLTAPRVNTVGIDIGGTKVMAGVVDPDGNILETLRTETPDKSKSPRVVEDTIVELVLDLSDRHDVHAVGIGAAGWVDADRNRVLFAPHLSWRNEPLRDRISGRLAVPVMVDNDANTAAWAEWRFGAGRGEDHLVMITLGTGIGGAILEDGAVKRGKFGVAGEFGHMQVVPGGHRCPCGNRGCWEQYSSGNALVREARELAAADSPVAYGIIERVKGNVPDITGPLITELAREGDAMCVELLQDIGQWLGVGIANLAAALDPSCFVIGGGVSAADDLLIGPARDAFRRHLTGRGYRPEARIARAQLGPEAGMVGAADLARLVARRFRRANRRRVERYERYERYAEARRTDDRTSQGTQ from the coding sequence ATGAGCACCTACCGCGACCTCGCGCACCGCGGCTCCGCACGAGCCACCGTTCTGCGGACCGTGGGCACCCGCGAACGCCGATCACATCTGACGGCGCCCCGCGTCAACACCGTCGGCATCGACATCGGCGGCACCAAGGTGATGGCGGGCGTCGTCGACCCCGACGGCAACATCCTGGAGACCCTCCGCACGGAGACCCCGGACAAGTCCAAGAGCCCCAGGGTCGTCGAGGACACCATCGTCGAGCTGGTCCTCGACCTGTCCGACCGCCACGACGTGCACGCCGTCGGCATCGGCGCCGCGGGCTGGGTCGACGCGGACCGCAACCGCGTGCTCTTCGCCCCCCACCTGTCCTGGCGCAACGAACCCCTGCGGGACCGGATCTCGGGCCGCCTCGCCGTGCCCGTCATGGTCGACAACGACGCGAACACCGCCGCCTGGGCGGAGTGGCGCTTCGGCGCGGGCCGCGGCGAGGACCACCTGGTCATGATCACCCTCGGCACCGGCATCGGCGGCGCGATCCTGGAGGACGGCGCCGTCAAGCGCGGCAAGTTCGGTGTCGCGGGCGAGTTCGGGCATATGCAGGTCGTCCCCGGCGGCCACCGCTGCCCGTGCGGCAACCGCGGCTGCTGGGAGCAGTACAGCTCGGGCAACGCCCTGGTCAGGGAGGCCCGCGAGCTCGCCGCCGCGGACTCCCCGGTCGCGTACGGCATCATCGAGCGTGTGAAGGGCAACGTCCCCGACATCACGGGCCCCCTCATCACCGAGCTGGCCCGCGAGGGCGACGCGATGTGCGTCGAACTGCTCCAGGACATCGGCCAGTGGCTCGGCGTCGGCATCGCCAACCTCGCCGCCGCCCTCGACCCCTCCTGCTTCGTGATCGGCGGCGGCGTCAGCGCCGCCGACGACCTCCTGATCGGCCCGGCCCGCGACGCGTTCCGTCGCCACCTGACCGGCCGCGGCTACCGCCCCGAGGCCCGCATCGCCCGCGCCCAGCTCGGCCCCGAGGCCGGCATGGTGGGCGCCGCCGACCTGGCCCGCCTGGTCGCCCGCCGCTTCCGCCGCGCCAACCGGCGCCGCGTGGAGCGCTACGAACGCTATGAGCGCTACGCCGAGGCGCGCCGCACCGACGACCGCACATCCCAGGGAACCCAGTAG
- a CDS encoding ATP-binding cassette domain-containing protein, producing the protein MTKTDAVPEDGGGRTPLVELDDVSKYYGNIRALEGVSLEVHAGEISCVLGDNGAGKSTLIKIIAGLHRNDSGSFTIEGEEARFATPREALDRGIATVYQDLAVVPLMPVWRNFFLGSEPTKGSGPFRRMDVDLMRATTHAELLRMGIDLRDVDQPIGTLSGGERQCVAIARAVYFGAKVLVLDEPTAALGVKQSGVVLKYVAAARDAGLGVVLITHNPHHAYLVGDRFVLLKRGAMSGSYTRDEITLDELTRQMAGGSELDDLRHELEGRGPA; encoded by the coding sequence ATGACGAAGACCGACGCGGTCCCCGAGGACGGGGGCGGGCGCACGCCGCTCGTCGAGCTCGACGACGTCAGCAAGTACTACGGCAACATCCGCGCGCTCGAAGGCGTCTCCCTCGAAGTGCACGCGGGGGAGATCTCGTGCGTGCTCGGCGACAACGGCGCGGGCAAGTCGACCCTCATCAAGATCATCGCCGGGTTGCACAGGAACGACTCCGGCTCCTTCACGATCGAGGGCGAGGAGGCGCGGTTCGCCACGCCGCGCGAGGCGCTGGACCGGGGCATCGCCACGGTCTACCAGGACCTGGCCGTGGTCCCCCTCATGCCGGTCTGGCGGAACTTCTTCCTCGGCTCCGAGCCGACGAAGGGGTCCGGCCCCTTCCGCCGCATGGACGTCGACTTGATGCGGGCGACGACCCACGCGGAGCTGCTCCGCATGGGCATCGACCTGCGCGACGTCGACCAGCCCATCGGTACGCTCTCCGGCGGCGAGCGGCAGTGCGTGGCCATCGCGCGCGCCGTCTACTTCGGCGCGAAGGTCCTCGTCCTGGACGAGCCGACGGCGGCGCTCGGCGTGAAGCAGTCCGGGGTCGTCCTCAAGTACGTGGCCGCGGCGCGGGACGCGGGCCTCGGCGTGGTCCTCATCACGCACAATCCCCACCACGCGTACCTGGTCGGCGACCGCTTCGTCCTCCTCAAGCGCGGTGCGATGTCCGGCAGCTACACCCGCGACGAGATCACCCTCGACGAACTGACCCGCCAGATGGCGGGCGGCAGCGAACTCGACGACCTCCGTCACGAACTGGAGGGCCGGGGGCCCGCCTGA
- a CDS encoding sugar ABC transporter substrate-binding protein — protein MARVKTGVRTVGAVLVAVLGVTAGLTGCSSTGGKRAEDARKAATAQGKAAVNTPRWTVGMVTHSGDGDTFWDIVQSGAEQAARKDNINFLYAHDDEAQQQAQLVDSYIDKKVDGIIVTLAKPDAMKGALARAKKAGIPVITVNSGSAESKKFGALTHIGQDETIAGEAVGEELNKRGKKKALCILHEQGNVGHEQRCDGAKKTFDGKMQNLYVTGTNMPDVQSSVEARLQTDKSIDAVVTLGAPFADTAVKAADSAGSKAEIDTFDLNETVAAGLKSGDLGFAVDQQPYLQGYQAVDLLWLYKYNADVLGGGRPVLTGPQIITKDQAAELEEYAKRGTR, from the coding sequence GTGGCAAGGGTGAAGACAGGGGTACGTACGGTGGGCGCCGTGCTGGTGGCGGTGCTCGGGGTCACCGCGGGACTCACCGGATGCAGCAGCACCGGTGGCAAACGCGCGGAGGACGCCCGCAAGGCGGCGACCGCCCAGGGCAAGGCGGCGGTGAACACGCCGCGGTGGACCGTCGGCATGGTGACCCACTCGGGCGACGGCGACACCTTCTGGGACATCGTCCAGAGCGGTGCCGAGCAGGCCGCCCGCAAGGACAACATCAATTTCCTCTACGCCCATGACGACGAGGCCCAGCAGCAGGCCCAGCTCGTGGACTCCTACATCGACAAGAAGGTCGACGGGATCATCGTCACGCTGGCCAAGCCGGACGCGATGAAGGGCGCCCTGGCCCGCGCCAAGAAGGCCGGTATTCCGGTGATCACCGTGAACTCCGGCTCGGCCGAGTCCAAGAAGTTCGGGGCGCTCACCCACATCGGGCAGGACGAGACGATCGCGGGCGAGGCCGTCGGCGAGGAGCTCAACAAGCGCGGCAAGAAGAAGGCGCTCTGCATCCTGCACGAGCAGGGCAACGTCGGCCACGAGCAGCGCTGCGACGGGGCCAAGAAGACCTTCGACGGCAAGATGCAGAACCTGTACGTCACCGGCACCAACATGCCCGACGTGCAGTCCTCCGTCGAGGCCCGGCTCCAGACGGACAAGTCCATCGACGCCGTCGTCACGCTCGGCGCGCCCTTCGCGGACACCGCGGTGAAGGCCGCGGACAGCGCGGGCAGCAAGGCGGAGATCGACACCTTCGACCTGAACGAGACGGTCGCGGCCGGCCTGAAGTCCGGCGACCTCGGCTTCGCCGTCGACCAGCAGCCCTACCTCCAGGGCTACCAGGCCGTCGACCTGCTCTGGCTGTACAAGTACAACGCCGACGTCCTCGGCGGTGGCAGGCCCGTCCTCACAGGACCGCAGATCATCACCAAGGACCAGGCCGCCGAGCTGGAGGAATACGCGAAGCGAGGGACCCGATGA
- a CDS encoding PaaI family thioesterase: MTEPLPAQPVPDPLDLAMARKVLEAQPFSRLVRARITRFGEGAATLEIGVRDELRQQNGFLHGGVLAYAADNSITFAAGTTLGPAVLTSGFSIQYVRPATGMTLIAHAVVVHSGRRQATVRCELVAVAEEGTETLCAIAQGTVLSTA; this comes from the coding sequence ATGACCGAGCCCTTGCCCGCACAGCCGGTACCCGACCCCCTCGACCTCGCCATGGCCCGGAAGGTCCTGGAGGCCCAGCCGTTCAGCCGTCTCGTGCGGGCCCGCATCACGCGGTTCGGTGAGGGCGCGGCCACGCTGGAGATCGGGGTCCGCGACGAGCTCCGGCAGCAGAACGGCTTCCTGCACGGCGGCGTCCTGGCGTACGCGGCGGACAACAGCATCACGTTCGCCGCGGGCACGACGCTCGGCCCGGCCGTCCTGACGTCCGGGTTCTCCATCCAGTACGTACGCCCCGCGACCGGCATGACCCTCATCGCGCACGCCGTCGTGGTGCACTCGGGCCGACGTCAGGCGACGGTGCGCTGCGAGCTGGTCGCGGTGGCCGAGGAGGGCACGGAGACGCTGTGCGCGATCGCGCAGGGGACGGTGCTGTCCACGGCGTGA
- a CDS encoding GntR family transcriptional regulator: MDLRLGVDRSSPVPLYFQLAQQLEAAIERGALTPGSLLGNEIELAGRLGLSRPTVRQAIQSLVDKGLLVRRRGVGTQVVHSQVKRPLELSSLYDDLEAAGQRPETRVLRAVLEPATAEVASALGVAEGDDVHLVERLRLAHGEPMAHLRNHIPTGLLDLDPARLEATGLYRLMRAAGLTLHSARQSVGARAATADEAELLAEPVGAPLLTMRRTTFDDTGRAVEFGSHVYRASRYSFEFQLLVRP; encoded by the coding sequence GTGGACCTCCGGCTCGGCGTCGACCGCAGCAGTCCCGTACCGCTTTACTTCCAGCTGGCCCAGCAGCTGGAAGCGGCGATCGAGCGCGGCGCCCTCACGCCCGGCAGCCTTCTCGGCAACGAGATCGAGCTCGCCGGGCGGCTGGGGCTCTCGCGGCCGACGGTGCGGCAGGCGATCCAGTCCCTCGTCGACAAGGGGCTGCTCGTGCGGCGGCGGGGCGTCGGCACCCAGGTCGTGCACAGCCAGGTCAAGCGACCGCTCGAGCTCAGCAGTCTCTACGACGACCTGGAGGCCGCGGGGCAGCGCCCCGAGACCCGTGTGCTGCGCGCAGTCCTTGAGCCCGCCACCGCCGAGGTCGCGTCGGCGCTCGGAGTCGCCGAGGGCGACGACGTACACCTCGTCGAGCGGCTCCGGCTCGCGCACGGCGAGCCCATGGCCCACCTGCGCAACCACATCCCCACCGGCCTCCTCGACCTCGACCCGGCGCGCCTGGAGGCCACCGGGCTGTACCGCCTGATGCGCGCGGCGGGCCTCACCCTGCACAGCGCCCGCCAGTCCGTCGGTGCCCGCGCCGCCACCGCCGACGAGGCGGAACTGCTCGCCGAGCCGGTGGGCGCCCCGCTGCTCACCATGCGGCGCACCACCTTCGACGACACGGGACGCGCCGTCGAGTTCGGCTCGCACGTCTACCGCGCCTCGCGGTACTCCTTCGAGTTCCAGCTCCTCGTACGACCGTAG
- a CDS encoding sugar kinase has protein sequence MTVPRQPSSPDHPGAPEPPDGEGGPARKTEARSHMIRRRWLTAIIIVLLIGVPAGYLVISANQSRNSGRDKEDKYSATGLTAGWPSRVQRRLYDVPVQPYSEEVAYYETNNWRTSRLYVQFLTSNEGLTRFLQQIGSKESAFKADDITISKRDQNVVGWEFTGPGPWYGLTHTQKDPAPTLDVVVDRSNARHPMVYVVSTTTP, from the coding sequence ATGACCGTGCCACGCCAGCCCTCGTCCCCGGACCACCCCGGCGCCCCCGAGCCGCCGGACGGGGAGGGGGGCCCGGCCCGCAAGACCGAGGCCCGCAGCCACATGATCCGCCGCCGCTGGCTGACGGCGATCATCATCGTGCTGCTCATCGGCGTGCCCGCCGGCTACCTGGTGATCTCCGCGAACCAGAGCCGCAACAGCGGTCGCGACAAGGAGGACAAGTACTCCGCGACGGGCCTCACCGCGGGCTGGCCCTCCCGGGTGCAGCGACGCCTGTACGACGTACCGGTGCAGCCGTACTCCGAAGAGGTCGCCTACTACGAGACGAACAACTGGCGCACCAGCCGTCTCTACGTCCAGTTCCTCACCAGCAACGAGGGCCTCACCAGGTTCCTCCAGCAGATCGGCAGCAAAGAGAGCGCCTTCAAAGCCGACGACATCACCATCAGCAAGCGCGACCAGAACGTCGTCGGCTGGGAGTTCACGGGCCCCGGCCCCTGGTACGGCCTCACCCACACGCAGAAGGACCCGGCGCCGACCCTGGACGTCGTCGTGGACCGCTCGAACGCGCGGCACCCGATGGTGTACGTGGTCTCTACGACGACGCCCTGA
- a CDS encoding sulfite oxidase translates to MTRHTEPTDAAESETSYDRRRLHQWLGGEARAGGVARRDMLRLVAAAGLASTVPVALSAPRATAAGPGIVKPLPPEWFIVHGTNAEARFESFADTGFTTPVSRFFVRNHTTTPRLDAASWKLNIWGDGLTGRAREFTLADLRRLKPVTRTAFVECAGNARNFFKTQQGRAGSGTPWTTGAIGVAHWRGVRLSDVLQKAGLSRRAVDIMPRGLDDEYVTSNGTNYGRVRRPMPISKALDDVILAYEMNGAPLPPDHGFPVRLLAPSWVGISSIKWLGDIEVSTKPLYSPWNTDFYRLFGDAYPPEGSAPLARQTIKSAFELPWNADLPAHTRHRLTGRAWSADGAITRVEVSTDGGASWHPARLHDRGQEGSWTRWSFPWQPGRTGPAELLSRATDSTGRTQPETTVHNAQGYLFDAVVRHAVTVSS, encoded by the coding sequence ATGACCAGACACACGGAGCCAACAGACGCAGCGGAGTCGGAGACGTCGTACGACCGGCGCCGACTGCACCAGTGGTTGGGCGGAGAGGCCCGCGCCGGAGGCGTGGCGCGCCGCGACATGCTGCGGCTGGTCGCCGCCGCGGGCCTGGCCTCGACGGTCCCGGTGGCCCTGTCGGCGCCCCGCGCCACGGCGGCGGGGCCGGGCATCGTCAAGCCGCTGCCGCCGGAGTGGTTCATCGTCCACGGCACGAACGCGGAGGCCCGCTTCGAGTCGTTCGCCGACACCGGCTTCACCACCCCGGTCTCCCGCTTCTTCGTCCGCAACCACACGACGACCCCGCGCCTCGACGCGGCGTCCTGGAAGCTGAACATCTGGGGCGACGGGCTGACGGGCCGCGCGCGGGAATTCACCCTCGCGGACCTCCGGCGCCTCAAGCCGGTGACGCGCACGGCGTTCGTCGAGTGCGCGGGCAACGCCAGGAACTTCTTCAAGACGCAGCAGGGCCGAGCGGGCTCGGGCACTCCGTGGACGACGGGCGCGATCGGTGTGGCCCACTGGCGAGGCGTACGCCTCTCCGACGTCCTGCAGAAGGCCGGTCTCTCCCGCCGTGCGGTGGACATCATGCCGCGCGGCCTCGACGACGAGTACGTCACGTCGAACGGTACGAACTACGGCAGGGTGCGCCGTCCCATGCCGATCTCCAAGGCGCTGGACGACGTCATCCTCGCGTATGAGATGAACGGTGCCCCTCTGCCGCCCGACCACGGGTTCCCGGTGCGGCTCCTCGCCCCCTCCTGGGTGGGCATTTCCTCGATCAAGTGGCTGGGCGACATCGAGGTCTCCACCAAGCCCCTGTACTCGCCCTGGAACACGGACTTCTACCGTCTCTTCGGCGACGCCTACCCGCCCGAGGGCAGCGCCCCGCTCGCCCGCCAGACCATCAAATCGGCCTTCGAGCTCCCCTGGAACGCGGACCTGCCCGCGCACACCCGCCACCGCCTCACGGGCCGCGCCTGGTCGGCCGACGGCGCGATCACCCGGGTCGAGGTGAGCACGGACGGCGGCGCCTCCTGGCACCCGGCCCGCCTGCACGACCGTGGGCAGGAGGGTTCCTGGACCCGCTGGTCGTTCCCGTGGCAGCCGGGCAGAACCGGCCCGGCGGAGCTCCTCTCCCGCGCCACCGACTCCACGGGCCGCACCCAGCCGGAGACGACGGTGCACAACGCCCAGGGGTACCTGTTCGACGCGGTGGTGCGGCACGCGGTGACGGTGAGCAGCTGA
- a CDS encoding Gfo/Idh/MocA family oxidoreductase: MRIGLIGTGRIGSFHAAALSHHPDVTSLVIADADAARATALAARTGATAVSSADDVFAAGVDAVVITAATAAHAELIGRAARAGLPVFCEKPIALDLPGTLAALAEVEAAGTVLQLGFQRRFDAGYTAAREAVRSGRLGRLHTVRAITSDPAPPPAAYLPLSGGLYRDCLVHDFDILRWVTGREVTVVYATGSDAGPAMFRDAGDVDTAAAVLTLDDGTLATATATRCNGAGYDVRMELAGDRDQLAVGMDERTPLTSVEPAGPPAPVKPWPGFLERFAPAYEAELAAFVEVVRGARANPCDGREALHALRIAEACELSRRERRPVRMAEISVGISAD, from the coding sequence ATGCGCATCGGACTGATCGGAACGGGCCGCATCGGCTCCTTCCACGCGGCCGCCCTCAGCCACCACCCCGACGTGACGTCCCTGGTGATCGCCGACGCCGACGCCGCCCGGGCCACCGCCCTCGCCGCGCGGACCGGTGCGACGGCAGTGTCCTCGGCGGACGACGTCTTCGCCGCGGGGGTGGACGCCGTGGTGATCACGGCAGCGACCGCCGCGCACGCGGAGCTCATCGGCAGAGCGGCGCGTGCGGGCCTCCCCGTGTTCTGCGAGAAGCCCATCGCCCTCGACCTGCCGGGCACGCTCGCCGCCCTCGCCGAGGTCGAGGCCGCGGGGACCGTGCTGCAGCTCGGCTTCCAGCGGCGCTTCGACGCGGGGTACACGGCGGCACGCGAGGCGGTGCGCTCGGGCCGTCTCGGGCGGCTGCACACCGTGCGGGCGATCACTTCGGACCCCGCGCCGCCCCCGGCCGCGTACCTGCCGCTCTCCGGCGGCCTCTACCGCGACTGCCTCGTCCACGACTTCGACATCCTGCGGTGGGTGACGGGGCGCGAGGTCACGGTGGTCTACGCGACCGGGTCCGACGCGGGACCCGCGATGTTCCGCGACGCGGGCGACGTCGACACGGCGGCCGCGGTGCTGACCCTGGACGACGGCACGCTCGCCACGGCCACCGCGACGCGCTGCAACGGCGCGGGGTACGACGTCCGCATGGAACTGGCAGGTGACCGCGACCAGTTGGCGGTCGGCATGGACGAGCGCACGCCGCTCACCTCCGTGGAACCGGCGGGCCCGCCCGCTCCGGTCAAGCCGTGGCCCGGTTTCCTCGAGCGCTTCGCCCCCGCGTACGAGGCGGAGCTCGCCGCCTTCGTCGAGGTGGTCCGCGGCGCACGGGCGAACCCCTGCGACGGCCGCGAGGCGCTGCACGCGCTGCGGATCGCGGAGGCGTGCGAGCTGTCGCGGCGGGAGCGGCGGCCGGTGCGGATGGCGGAGATCTCCGTGGGGATCTCAGCTGACTGA